The following are encoded together in the Hoplias malabaricus isolate fHopMal1 chromosome 3, fHopMal1.hap1, whole genome shotgun sequence genome:
- the LOC136691454 gene encoding odorant receptor 131-2-like: protein MNSSRVTYEDAIGKHCIVVGLGVFITYINGIFVFAFFKHSVFYTDPRYILYIHLVINDIMMLFFSVLLYVLSYTLLFMNAALCSVLLLFASITSENSPLNLAGMAIERYIAICKPLHHTQLCSVNRTYILIGLIWLLNFIPALTDIFILLVNGPVSIFSRSVSCYSKGLYGSNQHLMRSLIVESLYLSCVFLTLFFTYIKVLQAAKAATSDKVSARKAQNTILLHGLQLLLCMLAYVTPFVNYFFLALFPKYWTIILFSTYLLSNILPRLLSPLIYGVRDQQMFKYVKRYLTCSLFFLKNEPNMLKS from the coding sequence ATGAATTCAAGCCGGGTTACTTATGAAGATGCTATTGGGAAACATTGTATTGTGGTTGGACTTGGTGTCTTCATTACTTACATCAATGGAATAtttgtgtttgctttttttaagcACTCAGTTTTCTACACTGACCCAAGATACATTCTGTACATTCACCTTGTCATCAATGATATAATGATGctctttttttcagtgttacTGTATGTTCTGAGCTATACTTTACTTTTTATGAATGCTGCTCTCTGTAGTGTTCTACTTCTGTTTGCTTCAATTACTTCAGAAAACTCTCCTCTGAATCTTGCTGGAATGGCTATAGAACGTTACATTGCCATCTGCAAACCACTGCATCACACTCAGCTGTGTTCAGTGAACAGGACCTACATCCTCATCGGCTTGATCTGGCTCCTGAACTTTATTCCTGCTCTTACTGATATTTTCATTCTCTTGGTGAATGGACCTGTTAGTATTTTCTCAAGATCAGTATCTTGCTACAGCAAAGGTCTTTATGGCTCAAATCAGCATCTCATGAGATCTCTCATTGTTGAGTCGCTTTATTTATCGTGTGTTTTCCTGACATTATTTTTTACTTACATCAAAGTTCTTCAGGCGGCTAAAGCTGCAACATCTGACAAAGTTTCTGCTAGAAAAGCCCAGAACACTATTCTGCTTCATGGTCTGCAGCTCCTCCTCTGCATGCTCGCCTATGTTACTCCATTTGTAAACTATTTTTTCTTGGCATTGTTTCCAAAATATTGGACCATAATTTTGTTCTCTACCTACCTACTGTCTAATATTCTCCCCAGGCTTCTCAGTCCTCTTATATATGGAGTTAGAGATcaacaaatgtttaaatatgtcaAAAGGTATTTAACTTGTagtcttttctttttaaaaaatgaacctaATATGCTTAAGTCTTAG